The Phaeacidiphilus oryzae TH49 region TGTGGCCCCGCTGGGCGGCCTGGTACTGCAGCTCCGCGATGCGGGCCCGGCCGACCGCTCGGCCGGCGGCGTCCGTCCAGCTCTGGCTGAGTGCCCAGGCGCCGCTCGGGGCATCGGCGTCGGTGACGTGGAGCGGGGGCATCAGGTGTGCCCGGAACCACGCCGTGGTGGCGATGGTCAGGCCGGTCCAGATCGCGAGGGTCACCCCGATCGCCGGTACCACCCGGCGCAGTACCGCCCCGGCGCAGATGCCGAGCGCCAGCGCGAAGAGCGCGCGGGCGACGAAGACCACGCCGTAGATCTCGTAGACCGCGCTGCCGCTCAGCCGGCCGTCGAGGGGGACCAGGGGCGCGAACCACCAGATCACGGTCAGGGTGAAGCCGAGGGCGGTGAGCACGGTGAAGACGGAGAGCAGGGAGATCTTCGTGACCAGCCACCGGGTGCGGCCGGCGCCCTGGGTGAAGGCGAAACGGTAGGTGCCCGACTCGAACTCGCGGGCCAGCAGCGGGGCGCCGAGGAAGATCCCGAAGAGCACGGGCAGTCCGATGGAGCCGGCGATCAGCTGGGTGATGCGGCTGCGGTCATGGGCGAAGAGGCTCATCGCGGTGGGGCAGCCCCGGCTGAGGTGAGCGAGCGGCAGGCAGGCGGCCATGCCGAAGTTGCGGAAGTCGGCGTGTTCGGAGAGCCCGTAGAGGAGGAGCGCCAGCGCCCCGGCGGCGAAGACGCCGAACAGCCCGAGGACGGCCGTGCGGTGCTGGCGCCAGGTGACCCAGGCGAGCCGGAGGAGCGGGGGCGGGGCGGCCGGCGCCGGGCCGGGGCGGCGGCGCCGGCCGGGCCCGCGGCGGCGGTGATCGAGGCGCTCATGCGGACACGCTCCTTCCGGAGGCGGACGGTTCGGCTGCCCCCGGGAGGGCGGAGGCGGCGGGCTGCCGCAGGTAGGAGAGGATCAGCTCCTCCAGTCCGACCGGATGCGCCTGCCAGCCGGGCGGCGGCCAGGCCGGCAGCTCGCCGGCCGACAGCCCGGCCGGTCCCGCGACCGGTCCTGCGGCAAGTCCCGCGGCCGGCCCCGCACCCAGTCCCGCGGCCGCGTCGTCCGTACGCACCAGCAGATGGGCCTGCGAGCCCGCCCGGCGCTCGCGGACCACCGTCAGCACGGAGCCGACGCCGTCGGCGAGTTCGGCCGGTCCGCTGTACACGGCATGGGTGGCCAGGAGCACCTCGACGTCGTCGGCGATCTGCACCCGGCCGCCGTTGAGGACGACCAGGTGGTCGCAGACCCGCTCCAACTCGGAGACCACGTGCGAGGAGTACAGCACGGTGATCCCGTCCTCGGCGACCGCCGCCATCAGTGCCGCGGTGAACTCGTGCCGGGCCAGCGGGTCCAGGCTGGACAGCGGCTCGTCCAGGATCAGCAGCCGCGGCCGCTTGGCCAGTGCCAGGGTGAGCGCGATCTGGGCGCGCTGGCCACCGCTGAGCCGTCCCACCTTCCGGCTCAGCGGGAGGTCCAGCTCGGCGACGCGGGCCCGGGCGCGTGCCGCGTCGAAGCCGGAGTTGAGGTTGCGGGCGAGGTGGATGGTGTCGGCGACGGACAGGTTCGGGTAGAGCGCCGCGTCCTGCGGCACGAAGCCGACGGCGGCGAGCGCCTCGGGGCCGCCGGCGGCGAGTCCGCCCTGGACGGTGATCCTCCCGGTGGTCGCGGTGACCAGTCCCACGGCCAGGTGCAGCAGGGTGGTCTTGCCCGCGCCGTTCGGGCCGACCAGTGCGATCACCTTGCCCTCGGGCAGTGCGAGGGTGCAGTCGCGCAACGCCCAGGTGGAGCGGTAGCGCTTGCCCAGCGCCTCGGTCTCCAGGGCGAGTCCGGGTATGTCGATCATCTCGTCGCTACCCCCGTTCTTCCGGTCCGAAAGGAATGCAGTGTGCTGGTGAAGAGGGCGACCATGCCGTCCGGGTCCAGCCCGGCCTCCTCGGCCGAGCGCATCCAGCCGAGGAGGTCCTCGCGCAGGGCGCCCTGGTCGCCGGAGGGCAGTTCGCCGAGGGTGGCCCGGACGAAGGTGCCCTGGCCGGGCCGGCCGACGGCCAGCCCCTTCACCTCCAGGTCGCGGTAGGCCTTCAGTACGGTGTTGGGGTTGATGGCCAGCTCGGCCACCACGTCCTTCACCTTGGGGAGGCGGTCGCCGACGGCGAGGTAGCCGAGTCGCAGGGCGTGCTCGACCTGCTGGACGAGCTGGAGGTAGGTCGGCACACCGGAGGAGGGATCGAGCCGGAACTCGATCGGCGACCCCCGCCCGCCGCTTTCTGCTTTATCTACTCTCATAGATAAAGCATGAGATGACGCCCCGTCACTTGTCCAGGGGTTCGCGCGAAATGGCCGCAGGAGAAATTCGCTGGCGCGGGGGAGCGGTGCCGGGCACGATGATCGGCATGTTCCGGTACGCCATCGCAGAGTCCCCCGCAGCCGCGGGCGCGATGGCCGCTGCCCCGGCAGCCGCAGCACTGGCAGCCGCAGCACTGGCAGCCGCAGCGCTGGCGTTCGCAGCCCTCGACGGCGCGCGAAGCTGACCTTCTCCGGGAAGTCCCGGGACCTCGGACGGGGAAGGTCGGCCCGTCGCTGAGGTCCCGTCAGGCACGTCCCACGACTACCGGAGAGCATCCCGCCATGGCCAAGCAGGCCTTTCTGCGGACCAAGCCGCATCTGAACATCGGCACCATGGGTCACGTCGACCACGGCAAGACCACCCTCACCGCCGCCATCACCAAGGTCCTCGCCGAGCGCGCGGCCGCGGCCGGCGAGGGCGCCGCCGCCCGCTACGTCCCCTTCGAGCGCATCGACCGCGCCCCGGAGGAGGCCGCCCGCGGCATCACCATCAACATCGCCCACGTCGAGTACGAGACCGCCGCCCGCCACTACGCCCACGTGGACATGCCCGGCCACGCGGACTTCGTGAAGAACATGATCACCGGCGCCGCGCAGCTGGACGGCGCGATCCTGGTGGTCTCCGCGCAGGACGGCGTCATGCCGCAGACCGCCGAGCACGTCCTGCTGGCGCGGCAGGTCGGTGTGGAGCACGTGGTGGTGGCCCTCAACAAGGCCGACGGCGCCGACCCCGAGCTGCTCGAACTGGTCGAGCTCGAGGTCCGCGAGCTGCTCTCGGCGCACGGCTACGACGGGGCCGGCCTGCCGGTCCTCCCGGTCTCCGGCCTGCGGGCGCTGGAGGGCGACCCGAGGTGGACGGCGGCACTGCTCCGCCTGCTGGACGAGGTGGACGCGTATCTGCCCACCCCGGTGCGCTACACCGACGCCCCGTTCCTCCTCCCGGTGGAGAACGTCCTCACCGTCACCGGCCGCGGCACGGTCGTCACTGGTGCGGTCGAGCGCGGCCGGATCGCGCTCGGCGAGAGGGTCCAAGTACTGGGCTACGACGCCGGGTTGGAGACGGTGGTGACCGGCGTGGAGACCTTCGGCCGGACCATGGAGAGCGCCGAGGCTGGCGACAACGTGGCGCTGCTGCTGCGCGGTGTGCAGCGCGGGCAGGTGCGGCGCGGAATGGTCGTCGCCGCGGTCGGCAGTGTCTCGGTGCACACCCGCTGCACCGCGCGGCTGCACCTGCTGTCGGCCGCCGAGGGCGGCCGGCGGACGCCGGTCACCACCGGCTACCGGCCGCAGTTCTACCTGCGGACGGGGGACGTGGTCGGCGACATCACCCTCGGCGGGGGGCTTGCCCGGCTCCTGCCCGGGGAGACCGCCGAGGTCTCGGTGGTGCTGGGCCGGCCGGTCCCGCTGGAGCCGGGACTGGGCTTCGCCGTCCGCGAGGGCGGCCGCACGGTGGCGGCGGGCACCGTCCTGGAGGTCAGGGGGTAGCGCCCACGCGTCAGCGCGCGGGAGCGCACCCGCCAGTTCACGGGGAGCGCACCCGCCAGTTCGCGGGGAGCGCACCCGCCGGCGCAGGCCCCTGTCGGGCGCCCTCTGCTCAGCCCCGCGGGCGGAGGGCGTCCACCAGCAGGTCGAGCAGCCGCGCGGTCTGCCCGGGGTCGTCGGTGGCGGC contains the following coding sequences:
- the tuf gene encoding elongation factor Tu, translated to MAKQAFLRTKPHLNIGTMGHVDHGKTTLTAAITKVLAERAAAAGEGAAARYVPFERIDRAPEEAARGITINIAHVEYETAARHYAHVDMPGHADFVKNMITGAAQLDGAILVVSAQDGVMPQTAEHVLLARQVGVEHVVVALNKADGADPELLELVELEVRELLSAHGYDGAGLPVLPVSGLRALEGDPRWTAALLRLLDEVDAYLPTPVRYTDAPFLLPVENVLTVTGRGTVVTGAVERGRIALGERVQVLGYDAGLETVVTGVETFGRTMESAEAGDNVALLLRGVQRGQVRRGMVVAAVGSVSVHTRCTARLHLLSAAEGGRRTPVTTGYRPQFYLRTGDVVGDITLGGGLARLLPGETAEVSVVLGRPVPLEPGLGFAVREGGRTVAAGTVLEVRG
- a CDS encoding ABC transporter permease; its protein translation is MSLFAHDRSRITQLIAGSIGLPVLFGIFLGAPLLAREFESGTYRFAFTQGAGRTRWLVTKISLLSVFTVLTALGFTLTVIWWFAPLVPLDGRLSGSAVYEIYGVVFVARALFALALGICAGAVLRRVVPAIGVTLAIWTGLTIATTAWFRAHLMPPLHVTDADAPSGAWALSQSWTDAAGRAVGRARIAELQYQAAQRGHKFDTTAYLAREGYHHSVSYQPGSRFWDFQLIEGGGLVLLSLLLLAAAVLLVRRRAA
- a CDS encoding GntR family transcriptional regulator, with the protein product MRVDKAESGGRGSPIEFRLDPSSGVPTYLQLVQQVEHALRLGYLAVGDRLPKVKDVVAELAINPNTVLKAYRDLEVKGLAVGRPGQGTFVRATLGELPSGDQGALREDLLGWMRSAEEAGLDPDGMVALFTSTLHSFRTGRTGVATR
- a CDS encoding ABC transporter ATP-binding protein; translated protein: MIDIPGLALETEALGKRYRSTWALRDCTLALPEGKVIALVGPNGAGKTTLLHLAVGLVTATTGRITVQGGLAAGGPEALAAVGFVPQDAALYPNLSVADTIHLARNLNSGFDAARARARVAELDLPLSRKVGRLSGGQRAQIALTLALAKRPRLLILDEPLSSLDPLARHEFTAALMAAVAEDGITVLYSSHVVSELERVCDHLVVLNGGRVQIADDVEVLLATHAVYSGPAELADGVGSVLTVVRERRAGSQAHLLVRTDDAAAGLGAGPAAGLAAGPVAGPAGLSAGELPAWPPPGWQAHPVGLEELILSYLRQPAASALPGAAEPSASGRSVSA